The Coregonus clupeaformis isolate EN_2021a chromosome 20, ASM2061545v1, whole genome shotgun sequence genome contains a region encoding:
- the LOC121532716 gene encoding relaxin-3 receptor 1-like: MNESAMQQNDSAQTLAPEVCEQVLEDNAGLGYGGSTGNLSLRCWLHFLSKESILELQGDGSSITVRVMIALVYSVVCALGLVGNSLALYLLHSRHSQKQSSINCFVMGLALTDLQFVLTLPFWAIDTALDFRWPFGKVMCKIISSVTIMNMYASVFFLTAMSVARYYAVTSALKMHSRRAAAAGAKWISLGIWVVSLLATLPHAIYSTSAQLYDQELCLVRFSESGSWDPQLLLGLYQLQKVLLGFVIPLVVITVCYLLLLRFVLSRRISGAGCSEGSEGRHNHRSKVTKSVAIVVLSFFLCWLPNQALTLWGALIKFDLVHFSNAYYNVQNYTFPLTVCLAHTNSCLNPVLYCIVRREYRAGLKELLLRATPSPRSLANLLPRKAKVAEAPPDMVLVQMDVSGRLAGGSAPLVDY, encoded by the coding sequence ATGAATGAGTCAGCCATGCAACAGAATGACAGTGCACAGACCCTGGCACCAGAGGTTTGTGAGCAGGTGCTGGAGGATAATGCAGGACTGGGTTACGGTGGCTCTACTGGTAACCTGTCGCTGCGCTGCTGGCTGCACTTCTTAAGCAAGGAATCTATCCTGGAACTACAGGGCGATGGCTCCAGCATCACAGTGCGTGTGATGATAGCTCTGGTGTACTCCGTTGTGTGTGCACTGGGGCTAGTGGGGAACTCTCTGGCACTCTACCTGCTTCACTCACGCCACAGTCAGAAGCAGTCCTCCATCAACTGCTTTGTAATGGgcttggctctcacagacctacaGTTTGTTCTCACACTCCCCTTTTGGGCTATTGACACGGCTCTGGACTTCCGCTGGCCCTTTGGCAAAGTAATGTGTAAGATCATCAGCTCCGTGACCATCATGAACATGTACGCCAGCGTCTTCTTCCTGACTGCCATGAGTGTGGCGCGGTACTACGCGGTGACCTCGGCCCTCAAGATGCACAGCAGGCGGGCAGCGGCGGCTGGTGCCAAGTGGATCAGCCTGGGCATCTGGGTAGTGTCGCTGCTAGCCACCCTGCCCCATGCCATCTACTCCACCAGTGCCCAGCTGTACGACCAGGAGCTGTGTTTGGTGCGATTCTCTGAGTCGGGCAGCTGGGACCCTCAGCTGCTCCTGGGGCTGTACCAGCTACAGAAGGTACTGCTGGGCTTCGTCATCCCCTTGGTGGTCATCACTGTGTGCtacctgctgctgctgcgcttCGTGCTGAGCCGACGCATCAGCGGAGCGGGCTGCTCGGAGGGCTCGGAAGGCCGCCACAATCACCGCTCCAAAGTCACCAAGTCGGTGGCCATCGTGGTGCTGTCCTTTTTCCTGTGCTGGCTGCCCAACCAGGCGCTGACGCTGTGGGGCGCGCTGATTAAGTTTGACCTGGTGCACTTCAGCAACGCATATTACAATGTCCAGAATTACACCTTccctctgactgtgtgtctggcTCACACCAACAGCTGCCTCAACCCTGTGCTCTACTGCATAGTCCGCCGTGAGTACCGCGCGGGCCTCAAAGAGCTGTTGCTGCGCGCCACACCCTCCCCAAGGAGCCTGGCCAACCTGCTGCCCCGCAAGGCCAAGGTGGCAGAGGCTCCCCCTGACATGGTGCTGGTCCAGATGGATGTTTCAGGCAGGCTGGCGGGTGGCTCAGCGCCTCTAGTAGACTATTGA